From the genome of Ziziphus jujuba cultivar Dongzao chromosome 6, ASM3175591v1, one region includes:
- the LOC107430373 gene encoding expansin-like B1: MGFIIEKQMVFLGLVVLFPLLCTSMNTFTSSRATYYGSHDGYGTSSGACGFGEYGRTVNYGNVAGVSRLYRNGTGCGACYQVRCTNPQYCTRGGVNIVVTDYGEGDRTDFILSTKAYTKLAKPNLAQELLAHGVVDVEYKRISCKYYGYNLMFKVHEHSRYPEYLAIIILYAAGQNDITAVELGQEDDDEWRPMRRAWGAVFDMPNPPEGSIDLKFQVKGSNGHDWVQSNNAIPSNWKAGGVYDSTIQLN; encoded by the exons ATGGGGTTTATAATAGAAAAACAAATGGTTTTTCTTGGTCTTGTGGTTCTCTTTCCTTTACTTTGTACCTCTATGAACACCTTTACGAGCTCCAGAGCAACCTATTATGGTAGCCATGATGGCTATGGAACTTCAA GTGGTGCCTGTGGGTTTGGAGAATATGGAAGGACTGTCAATTATGGCAATGTTGCAGGAGTTTCTAGGCTGTACAGGAATGGAACTGGCTGTGGTGCTTGTTATCAG GTTAGGTGCACAAATCCTCAATATTGCACTCGTGGTGGGGTGAACATAGTGGTGACTGACTATGGTGAAGGAGACAGAACAGATTTCATCCTCAGCACAAAAGCGTACACAAAGTTGGCAAAGCCAAACTTGGCCCAGGAGTTGTTGGCTCATGGTGTTGTTGATGTCGAATACAAAAGGATCTCTTGCAAGTACTATGGTTACAATCTCATGTTCAAGGTCCATGAGCATAGTAGATATCCAGAATACTTGGCCATAATCATTCTATACGCAGCAGGACAAAATGACATCACAGCCGTGGAGTTGGGGCAG GAGGATGACGATGAATGGAGGCCTATGAGAAGAGCCTGGGGGGCAGTATTTGACATGCCTAACCCACCAGAAGGTTCTATAGACTTGAAGTTCCAAGTGAAAGGAAGTAATGGCCATGACTGGGTCCAGTCTAACAATGCCATCCCTAGTAATTGGAAAGCTGGTGGTGTCTATGATTCAACCATTCAGCTTAATTAG